The nucleotide window TTTAGGTGTTACGGAAACGGATATTGCGGTAGGTGTAAAAAGGAAGGAAGGCTTTCGCCGCGCTATTAGTGAGCGACAGGATTGTGAAGTACGCTATTATGAGACAAGCTTTAAGATGGAGGATGCCCAGGTCGAAGCGATGCGGATTATGCAAGAGTTTCAGCCATCTATTATCGTCTGTGCGACCGACAATATCGCCCTTGGTGTTATGAAAGCAGCGTATGTAAGCGGTCTGCGGATACCTATGGACTTATCCATCACAGGTTTTGGCGGCTATGATATAACCGAGGTGATTCATCCAAGTTTGTCGACAGTAAAATTTTACTATAAAGATGCTGGTCAGTTAGCGGCGCAAAATATCGTTAAGCTCATCCATGGAGAGCAGGTGCCATTCGTAACGATTTCGCCGCATAGATTTATCCAGAGAGAAAGTGTTGACAACAAAACAGGACATCTCATATAATCTTCTTGAAACCGGTTCCGCTCCGTGGAAATAGTAAGCCGGTTTCAGAGGATATTTTTTTATATATTTTTGGAACCGGTTCCGTTTGGTTGATTGTAATATGGCGCCTGTATGACTGCCGAAAGAGGAACAGGTCCAAAATAGAAGGATGATAAGTTAGTGTATATGTTTATGGAACCGTTTTCCTTTTTGGAAAGCAAATGTAAGGGGGAACTAAGATGGCTGCGAATAAACAGGCTGCGTATCAAGCAGTAGCAAAAAATCTGGTTGAACTAATTGGCGGTAAAGAAAATATCCAAGGCGCTGCACACTGTGCAACACGCTTACGAATTGTACTGCATGACAATGATTTAATGAATGTAAAGGAAATAGAGAAGCTAGACTACGCCAAAGGTGCTTTTCTTGCGGGGGATCAGCTACAGGTTATCTTTGGTGCAGGAACGGTAAACGATGTATATGCAGCGTTCCGCGTAGAGGCGGGTATTCAGGATATGTCACTAAGTGATGTGAAAGCGCAATCAGCACAAAAACAGAATGCTTTTCAGCGTGGTATTAAAGCGCTATCAGATGTGTTTGTACAAATTATTCCCGGCTTATTGGCCGCAGCTTTATTGATGGGTATCACTGGATTACTTGGACAAAAAGGTATTTTTGGCGAGCAATCCGTTGTAGAAATGTATCCTGCGATTGCTGGTTTGAACCGTTTTATTCAAATTATGTCGACAGGAATTTTCACTATCTTACCGCTCCTTGTTGTATATTCGGCAACGAAGCGCTTTGGCGGTAATCCGGTTCTCGGTCTTGTGATGGGAGCGATTATGCTGCATCCTGACCTTGGCAATGCATTTGACGTGGGGAGCGGGAAGGTAAACCCTGAAATAATCAATTTGTTTGGTTTAAAAGTGGAGCTTGTTGGCTTTCAAGGTGGCATCATTATTGCTTTAATGATGGGAGTTGTTGTTGCAAAGCTTGACCAATTCTTTAATCGTAAAGTACCTGATATGATTAAACTATTTATTGCGCCACTGGCGACAGTTGTTATTTCTGGACTTTTGCTGTTTACTATCGTTGGTCCATTCGGGCGCTTCTTAGCTGATACCATCACATCCGGTTTAATGTGGTCTGTAACAAACTTTGGTGCAGTTGGCTTCATGCTATTTGCTGGGTTACAGCAGGTTCTAGTAATTACTGGTCTGCATCATGTACTCGGGGCAGTAGAAGCGCAGTTAATCGCCAACACAGGTCAAAATTTCTTAATGCCGCTTATGTCGGTTGCATTGATGGGACAGGCCGGCTCTGTGTTTGGCTTTACGCTTGCGCATTGGAAGCAAGAAAAGGTGCGCCAAATCGGACTATCCGCATTCGGCTCTACCTTCTTTGGGATCTCAGAGCCGGCACTGTTCGGTGTGAATATTAAGTATAAATTCCCACTTATTATGGGATGTATCGCAGGGGCAATTGGCGGTGCGTATGTGTACTTTACAAAAGTAAAGGCAATTGGTTTTGGTGCAACA belongs to Ectobacillus sp. JY-23 and includes:
- a CDS encoding PTS transporter subunit EIIC, producing the protein MAANKQAAYQAVAKNLVELIGGKENIQGAAHCATRLRIVLHDNDLMNVKEIEKLDYAKGAFLAGDQLQVIFGAGTVNDVYAAFRVEAGIQDMSLSDVKAQSAQKQNAFQRGIKALSDVFVQIIPGLLAAALLMGITGLLGQKGIFGEQSVVEMYPAIAGLNRFIQIMSTGIFTILPLLVVYSATKRFGGNPVLGLVMGAIMLHPDLGNAFDVGSGKVNPEIINLFGLKVELVGFQGGIIIALMMGVVVAKLDQFFNRKVPDMIKLFIAPLATVVISGLLLFTIVGPFGRFLADTITSGLMWSVTNFGAVGFMLFAGLQQVLVITGLHHVLGAVEAQLIANTGQNFLMPLMSVALMGQAGSVFGFTLAHWKQEKVRQIGLSAFGSTFFGISEPALFGVNIKYKFPLIMGCIAGAIGGAYVYFTKVKAIGFGATAIPGFAIVSTNGGGHLQYVIANVLALAIGFILTLLYAKMKKTNVE